Proteins encoded together in one uncultured Desulfosarcina sp. window:
- a CDS encoding 4Fe-4S dicluster domain-containing protein, whose protein sequence is MQAIQTNEEASHPALDDIRAKLLPCIQCGTCTASCPNAGEMDLTPRKMWRLVIMGRLADVMASRTFILCSDCYTCTLRCPRGLPLTEAMEALKGIAFARQEKRHRASRLFYETFMRTVQGRGRLHEMAFMTRYFTAMRSPVAPFRFAPLGMKLMGKGKVELAVGKSEATPLDDLFKKVKELEGAGNDR, encoded by the coding sequence ATGCAAGCCATACAGACAAACGAAGAAGCCTCCCATCCGGCCCTCGACGACATCCGCGCCAAACTGCTCCCCTGCATCCAATGCGGCACCTGCACCGCCTCGTGCCCCAACGCAGGGGAGATGGACCTGACACCCAGGAAAATGTGGCGCCTGGTGATCATGGGACGCCTGGCCGATGTCATGGCCAGCCGGACCTTTATCCTCTGCTCGGATTGCTACACCTGCACCCTGCGCTGCCCCCGGGGCCTTCCCCTCACCGAGGCCATGGAGGCCTTGAAGGGCATTGCCTTCGCCCGGCAGGAAAAACGCCATCGCGCCAGCCGGCTGTTTTACGAGACCTTCATGCGAACCGTTCAGGGCCGCGGCCGCCTCCACGAAATGGCCTTCATGACCCGCTATTTCACGGCCATGAGAAGCCCCGTGGCGCCCTTTCGCTTCGCCCCCTTGGGCATGAAGCTGATGGGCAAGGGCAAAGTCGAACTGGCGGTTGGGAAATCCGAGGCAACGCCGTTGGACGATCTCTTCAAAAAAGTAAAAGAACTGGAAGGAGCAGGCAATGATCGCTGA
- a CDS encoding CoB--CoM heterodisulfide reductase iron-sulfur subunit B family protein, translating to MKYLYYPGCSLTASAREYDLSTRAVLAAAGVELEEIEDWTCCGASAAAPLSHLLSLSLGARNLALAERADPEGQVLVPCSACYLNLKKAREALRGDADGRAAINEALSAVGLQAAGTVRVRHLLDVIAVDLGVQRIAPLISRSLENLTVAPYYGCQCLRPYVEFDDPERPVSMVPFIEATGAAVLDWEMGSRCCGASLVSTQPEAGLERVCAILKAAKGADLIVTVCPMCQINLDGWQAKASRMAGEDLSITVLYLPQLLGLAMGLDSKELGMDLNLAIEKKFKEKTI from the coding sequence ATGAAATACCTATACTACCCGGGATGCAGCCTGACCGCCTCGGCACGCGAGTACGACCTCTCCACGCGGGCCGTGCTGGCCGCCGCCGGCGTGGAACTGGAGGAAATCGAGGATTGGACCTGCTGCGGGGCCAGCGCGGCGGCCCCGCTCAGCCATCTGCTCTCCCTGTCCCTGGGCGCCCGCAATCTGGCCTTGGCCGAACGGGCCGATCCCGAAGGCCAGGTTCTGGTGCCGTGCAGCGCCTGTTATCTGAACCTGAAGAAGGCCCGGGAGGCCCTGCGCGGCGATGCCGATGGCCGGGCTGCCATTAACGAAGCCCTGTCGGCAGTCGGACTCCAGGCTGCCGGAACGGTCCGGGTGCGCCATCTGCTGGACGTCATTGCCGTGGATCTTGGAGTACAGCGCATCGCTCCCCTGATCTCCCGCTCCCTGGAAAATCTGACCGTGGCCCCCTACTATGGCTGCCAGTGCCTGCGGCCCTATGTGGAATTCGACGATCCCGAACGACCGGTTTCCATGGTTCCCTTCATCGAGGCCACGGGCGCCGCGGTTCTCGACTGGGAAATGGGGTCCCGCTGCTGCGGCGCATCCCTGGTCAGCACCCAGCCCGAGGCCGGTCTGGAGCGGGTCTGCGCCATTTTGAAAGCAGCTAAAGGGGCGGACCTCATCGTGACGGTCTGCCCCATGTGCCAGATCAACCTGGACGGCTGGCAGGCCAAAGCCTCCCGCATGGCCGGAGAAGACCTTTCCATCACCGTGCTCTATCTGCCGCAACTGCTGGGGCTGGCCATGGGGCTGGATTCAAAGGAGCTGGGTATGGATTTGAATCTGGCAATAGAGAAGAAGTTTAAGGAGAAAACGATATAG
- a CDS encoding ATP-binding protein translates to MFNFIKNLRNSMASKLILAVGIVLLVTIATWSSFNIRNQKEKLMNNMVAGTDRLTTTIRLGTHYAMMLNSRDEINQIINNIGRQPEIKNIRIYNKEGEIKYSNQPEEVELTTNIKAEACHICHRTDPPMTEVPLEERTRIFFSDSGYRLLGIISPIRNEPGCATGDCHVHPEGKKILGALDVVISLEDTDREILMAERGIIGLAGFVFLITSAIIFIFVLRFVNYPIKRLIDGTRRIARGDYSTRVQIEKMDELGQMASAINQMSGEIASSQKELNKQRDEYQNLFEQVPCLITVQNRDYRLLRYNNEFARRFAPGPDDHCYHAYKGRDKKCKICPVEKTFADGVSHQTEERGVDKDGSPTHWLVRTSPIRNASGEVVAAMEISLDISQRRQLEEDLQRSEKKYHAIFSNIPNPVFVLDVDSLEIIDCNQSVTAVYGFPVEEITGRSFLDLFHPEERDHYAFKLVTCSVINQARHLNREGKGLFVNIRISPSEFSGRKVLLVTTSDITKRLEAEQQLIQASKMATLGEMATGVAHELNQPLSVIKTVSSFFMKKLGAEEAIDPSTLNTMLSKVDGNVDRAAKIINHMRQFARKSEMELVSVQVNDVLKSAFEIFSQQLKVRGIQVVWEIEETLPRIHADPGRLEQVFINLLLNARDAIEAWWGDRPAGDGDEKEKTIRLWTRSDAGKVVCRICDTGTGIPENIVEKIFEPFFTTKEVGKGTGLGLSISYGIVKECGGTIEAMPNDPHGTCFVLRFPMIDETKPLGI, encoded by the coding sequence ATGTTCAACTTCATCAAAAACCTGCGCAACAGCATGGCCTCCAAGCTGATCCTCGCCGTGGGCATCGTGCTGCTGGTCACCATCGCCACCTGGTCGTCCTTCAATATTCGCAACCAGAAAGAGAAGTTGATGAACAATATGGTGGCCGGCACCGACCGGCTCACCACCACCATCCGATTGGGCACGCACTATGCCATGATGCTCAATTCCCGCGACGAGATCAACCAGATCATCAACAACATCGGCCGGCAGCCGGAGATCAAGAACATCCGCATTTACAACAAGGAAGGGGAGATCAAATACTCCAACCAGCCCGAGGAGGTGGAACTCACCACCAACATCAAGGCCGAAGCCTGCCATATCTGCCATCGGACCGATCCGCCCATGACCGAGGTCCCCTTAGAGGAGCGCACCCGAATCTTCTTCTCCGATTCCGGCTACCGGCTGCTGGGCATCATCAGCCCCATCCGCAACGAACCCGGCTGCGCAACCGGCGACTGCCATGTTCACCCCGAAGGCAAGAAAATTCTCGGGGCCCTGGATGTGGTCATCAGCCTGGAAGACACCGACCGCGAAATCCTGATGGCCGAACGGGGCATCATCGGCCTGGCGGGGTTCGTTTTTCTCATCACGTCGGCGATCATCTTTATCTTCGTGCTGCGCTTCGTCAACTACCCCATCAAACGCCTGATCGACGGCACCCGCCGCATCGCCCGGGGGGACTACAGCACCCGTGTGCAGATCGAAAAAATGGACGAATTGGGGCAGATGGCGTCGGCCATCAATCAGATGTCCGGAGAAATCGCCTCCAGCCAGAAAGAGTTGAACAAGCAGCGCGACGAATACCAGAACCTGTTCGAACAGGTTCCCTGCCTGATCACAGTCCAGAATCGCGACTATCGGCTGTTGCGGTACAACAACGAGTTCGCCCGGCGCTTTGCCCCCGGTCCGGACGACCACTGCTATCACGCCTATAAGGGCAGGGATAAAAAATGCAAGATCTGCCCGGTCGAAAAAACCTTTGCCGACGGCGTATCCCACCAGACCGAAGAGCGCGGCGTGGACAAGGACGGCTCCCCCACCCACTGGCTGGTGCGCACGTCCCCCATCCGGAATGCCAGCGGGGAGGTTGTCGCCGCCATGGAGATCTCACTGGACATCTCCCAGCGCCGGCAGTTGGAAGAGGATCTGCAGCGGTCGGAGAAGAAGTACCACGCCATCTTCAGCAATATCCCCAACCCGGTGTTCGTCCTGGATGTGGACAGCCTGGAAATCATCGACTGCAACCAGAGTGTGACCGCCGTTTACGGGTTCCCCGTGGAGGAGATCACCGGCCGCTCCTTTTTGGACCTCTTCCATCCGGAGGAGCGGGATCATTATGCCTTCAAACTGGTCACCTGCTCGGTGATCAACCAGGCCCGCCATCTGAACCGTGAGGGCAAGGGCCTGTTCGTCAACATCCGCATCTCGCCCTCCGAGTTCTCCGGGCGCAAGGTGCTGCTGGTCACCACCAGCGACATCACCAAACGTCTGGAAGCCGAGCAGCAGCTGATTCAAGCCAGCAAAATGGCAACGCTGGGAGAAATGGCCACCGGCGTGGCCCACGAACTCAACCAGCCGCTGTCGGTCATCAAGACGGTGAGCAGCTTCTTCATGAAGAAGCTCGGCGCCGAAGAGGCCATCGATCCGTCCACCCTCAATACCATGCTTTCCAAGGTGGACGGCAACGTGGACCGCGCCGCCAAGATTATCAACCACATGCGCCAGTTTGCCAGAAAGTCGGAAATGGAACTGGTATCGGTGCAGGTCAACGATGTGTTGAAAAGCGCCTTTGAGATCTTCAGCCAGCAGCTCAAGGTGCGCGGCATCCAGGTGGTGTGGGAAATCGAGGAAACGCTTCCGCGCATCCATGCCGACCCCGGCCGCCTGGAACAGGTATTCATCAATCTGCTGCTCAATGCTCGCGACGCCATCGAAGCCTGGTGGGGGGACCGGCCTGCCGGCGACGGCGACGAGAAAGAGAAAACCATCCGCTTGTGGACCCGCAGCGATGCTGGTAAGGTGGTCTGCAGGATATGCGATACAGGCACGGGCATCCCCGAGAACATTGTGGAGAAAATCTTCGAGCCTTTTTTTACGACCAAAGAGGTGGGCAAGGGCACGGGGCTGGGGTTGTCCATCAGCTACGGCATCGTCAAGGAGTGCGGGGGGACCATCGAGGCGATGCCCAACGACCCCCACGGCACCTGTTTCGTGCTGCGGTTTCCCATGATCGACGAGACGAAGCCGTTAGGAATATGA
- a CDS encoding hybrid sensor histidine kinase/response regulator, with product MNDSDKKSVLIVDDEPDIRDVLAITLQDMGYRTLEAENAARAFDAFRAENPQIVVTDIKMPGGDGIELLRKIKHENPETEVIMITGHGDMNLAIRSLKYRATDFITKPINVDALDIAIRRALEKIDMRARLQDYTRNLERLVREKTELQDHLASLGLMIGSISHGMKGLLTSLDGGLYLVASGLKKQDLERAAQGCQAARETAERIRKMVLDILYYAKERELKRTPVKVRDFAEELVRVIQPRIESGGIDLQCRFEKNLGTMAVDADYLQAALVNILDNAVDACLKNRAATEHRIDFSVSGDGGEILFRIADNGIGMDEETCKSIFDLFYSTKGRKGTGLGLFIANRVVGQHEGTITVFSTVGKGTEFKVTIPESPAADG from the coding sequence ATGAATGACAGTGACAAAAAATCCGTTCTGATCGTTGACGACGAGCCGGATATCCGCGACGTTCTGGCCATCACCCTGCAGGACATGGGCTACCGGACGCTGGAAGCCGAGAACGCCGCACGGGCCTTTGACGCCTTTCGGGCGGAAAATCCGCAGATCGTGGTCACCGACATCAAAATGCCGGGGGGCGACGGCATCGAACTGCTGCGCAAGATCAAACACGAGAACCCGGAAACCGAAGTGATCATGATCACCGGCCATGGAGACATGAACCTGGCCATTCGCAGCTTGAAGTACCGCGCCACCGATTTCATCACCAAACCCATCAATGTGGATGCGCTGGACATCGCCATTCGGCGGGCCCTGGAAAAAATCGACATGCGGGCCAGGCTCCAGGATTACACCCGCAACCTGGAGCGGCTGGTGCGCGAAAAAACCGAACTCCAGGATCACCTGGCCTCCCTGGGGTTGATGATCGGATCCATTTCCCACGGTATGAAGGGTCTGCTCACTAGCCTGGACGGCGGTCTCTACCTGGTCGCTTCCGGTCTGAAAAAGCAGGATCTCGAGCGTGCGGCCCAAGGGTGCCAGGCCGCCCGGGAAACGGCCGAACGAATCCGCAAGATGGTGCTGGACATCCTCTACTACGCCAAGGAACGGGAGCTGAAACGGACGCCGGTCAAGGTCCGGGATTTTGCCGAGGAACTGGTACGGGTGATTCAGCCGAGGATCGAGTCCGGCGGCATCGACTTGCAGTGCCGTTTCGAAAAGAATTTAGGCACGATGGCGGTGGACGCCGACTACCTCCAGGCCGCTTTGGTCAACATCCTGGACAATGCCGTCGACGCCTGCCTGAAAAACCGTGCCGCCACGGAGCATCGCATCGATTTTTCCGTAAGCGGCGATGGCGGGGAAATTCTCTTTCGCATCGCCGACAACGGCATCGGCATGGACGAGGAGACCTGCAAGTCCATTTTCGACCTGTTTTACTCGACCAAGGGGAGAAAAGGCACCGGCCTGGGATTGTTCATCGCCAATCGCGTGGTGGGCCAGCATGAGGGCACCATCACGGTCTTTAGCACCGTGGGCAAGGGAACGGAATTCAAGGTGACAATTCCTGAATCGCCGGCCGCGGACGGATAG
- a CDS encoding response regulator, producing the protein MPSPIRVLVVDDEPSIRNSLVEFLEDCQFVVSSAESAESALELVGHTPIDVAIVDIRLPKLDGDAFILQAHQRFPEMRFLIHTGSVEYKLPDELRAFGVTHKNVFPKPQMDLSVFEAAIRRLAGAEG; encoded by the coding sequence ATGCCATCCCCAATCCGTGTTCTGGTGGTCGACGACGAACCGTCCATTCGCAACAGTCTGGTGGAATTTCTGGAAGACTGCCAATTTGTCGTTTCGTCAGCGGAAAGCGCCGAAAGTGCGCTGGAACTGGTCGGCCACACGCCCATCGACGTGGCCATCGTGGACATCCGGCTGCCCAAACTCGATGGCGACGCCTTTATCCTTCAGGCCCACCAGCGCTTCCCCGAAATGCGGTTTCTGATCCATACGGGATCCGTGGAATACAAGCTGCCCGATGAACTGAGAGCTTTCGGCGTGACCCATAAGAACGTTTTTCCCAAACCCCAGATGGACCTTTCGGTTTTCGAAGCGGCGATTCGTAGGTTGGCGGGCGCCGAAGGCTGA
- the miaA gene encoding tRNA (adenosine(37)-N6)-dimethylallyltransferase MiaA, producing the protein MTGASKNRIVVVCGPTGSGKTGLAIGLAQQFDGEIVGADSMQIYRYMDIGTAKPTPAEQARATHHMIDIVDPDEDFDAAMYADAAGRAIDDIVGRGRLPLVVGGTGFYIKALVYGLFEEGPSDPEIRSRLKEAAQSEGSAALHRRLAGLDSRAAAKIHPNDAYRIVRALEVFEITGRPLSDFQQRHRFQDRRFDALFLGVTWPRPILYDRIDRRVDRMMGQGLEAEVRGLLARGYGPRLKSMQSLGYRHLAAFINGETRLDETVRTLKRDHRRYAKRQLTWFRADPAVHWMTPDAPQAAVDRIGKFLAV; encoded by the coding sequence GTGACCGGCGCGTCGAAAAACAGGATCGTGGTGGTCTGCGGTCCCACCGGTTCCGGAAAAACCGGCCTGGCCATCGGTCTGGCGCAGCAGTTCGACGGCGAGATCGTGGGGGCCGATTCCATGCAGATCTATCGTTATATGGATATCGGCACGGCCAAGCCGACGCCGGCCGAGCAGGCCCGGGCAACCCACCACATGATCGACATCGTGGACCCCGACGAAGACTTCGACGCCGCCATGTATGCCGATGCGGCCGGCCGCGCCATTGACGACATCGTCGGCCGCGGCCGGCTGCCGCTGGTGGTGGGCGGCACCGGTTTTTACATCAAGGCCCTGGTGTATGGTCTCTTCGAAGAAGGGCCGTCGGACCCGGAAATTCGAAGCCGGCTGAAAGAGGCCGCGCAGTCCGAAGGCAGCGCTGCTTTGCACCGGCGCCTGGCGGGGTTGGACAGCCGGGCTGCGGCCAAAATTCACCCCAACGATGCCTATCGCATCGTGCGCGCCCTGGAGGTGTTCGAGATTACCGGTCGGCCCCTCAGCGACTTCCAGCAGCGCCACCGGTTTCAGGATCGACGGTTCGATGCCCTTTTTCTCGGCGTCACCTGGCCCCGGCCGATCCTATACGACCGCATCGACCGGCGGGTGGATCGCATGATGGGCCAGGGGTTGGAGGCCGAGGTGAGGGGGCTGCTGGCCCGGGGCTACGGTCCTCGGCTCAAGTCCATGCAGAGCCTGGGGTACCGGCACCTGGCCGCTTTCATCAACGGCGAAACGCGTCTCGATGAAACGGTCAGGACGCTGAAACGGGACCACCGACGCTATGCCAAACGGCAGTTGACCTGGTTCCGGGCCGACCCGGCGGTTCACTGGATGACGCCTGATGCGCCGCAGGCCGCCGTTGATCGGATCGGTAAATTTCTGGCGGTATAG
- a CDS encoding ferritin family protein, protein MDFKNLEALIRFAIEKEKEAAEFYDSNSESETMSGKKQMLKEFAAEERKHQRMLEDYLSTGVAQKLDEYRFEWITDIKRSDYVDAVEYRPGMAYNELLLLAMKREEAALKLYNQLLEKAEDEDAKNLFKMLCQEEAKHKLALETMYDDYMAEMGD, encoded by the coding sequence ATGGATTTCAAAAATCTGGAAGCGCTGATCCGGTTTGCCATCGAAAAGGAGAAAGAGGCGGCGGAATTTTACGACTCGAACAGCGAGTCGGAAACGATGTCCGGCAAAAAGCAGATGCTCAAGGAGTTCGCCGCCGAAGAGCGCAAGCACCAGCGGATGCTGGAAGACTATCTTTCCACCGGCGTGGCGCAGAAACTGGATGAATACCGGTTTGAATGGATCACCGACATCAAGCGCAGCGACTATGTGGACGCGGTGGAATACCGGCCGGGCATGGCCTACAACGAACTGCTCCTGCTGGCCATGAAGCGGGAGGAAGCGGCGCTCAAGCTGTACAACCAACTGCTGGAAAAAGCGGAGGACGAAGACGCCAAAAATCTGTTCAAGATGCTTTGCCAGGAAGAGGCCAAGCACAAACTGGCCCTTGAAACCATGTATGACGACTACATGGCCGAAATGGGCGACTGA
- a CDS encoding glycine cleavage system protein H, which yields MIEKKDRQSRSHIGYGSSYRRGQHDEMRQPAGIGSVLGGQVWVIKPDKKAQAENPCLWMQSGAVKFKSCNNFYDCTTCKYDHAMQAKSAQGKQISWQDAMRRRPALERVCRHSLTQRIAHRACAYDFHCEKCDFDQYFEDVLSAKTKSDPTWVETVKGFDVPRHYHFHNGHTWARIESGGYMRIGLDDFSQKVFGQADGFELPLMGKEMNHDEIAWGLKRRHNLADVRSPVDGVIVEVNTRVLENPGLTNREPYGDGWLFLVRTPDIKSAAKQLMSDADSTNWISEEVGILEEMVTEVAGPLAADGGTFGSDLYGNLPGLDWKKLTQAFLKTE from the coding sequence ATGATCGAGAAGAAAGACAGGCAGTCCAGAAGCCACATCGGATACGGATCGTCTTACCGTCGCGGACAGCATGACGAAATGAGACAGCCGGCCGGAATCGGTTCGGTGCTGGGCGGACAGGTGTGGGTCATCAAACCGGACAAGAAGGCCCAGGCCGAAAATCCCTGCCTTTGGATGCAGTCCGGTGCGGTCAAATTTAAAAGCTGCAACAATTTCTATGACTGCACCACCTGCAAGTACGATCACGCCATGCAGGCCAAGTCGGCCCAGGGTAAACAGATCAGTTGGCAGGATGCCATGCGCAGACGTCCGGCCCTGGAGCGGGTCTGCCGGCACAGCCTGACCCAGCGCATTGCCCATCGCGCCTGCGCCTACGATTTTCATTGCGAAAAATGCGATTTCGACCAATATTTCGAGGATGTCCTCAGCGCCAAGACCAAGAGCGATCCCACCTGGGTCGAAACAGTCAAAGGCTTCGACGTTCCCCGCCACTACCATTTCCACAACGGCCACACCTGGGCCCGCATCGAAAGCGGCGGCTACATGCGTATTGGCCTGGACGACTTCTCCCAGAAGGTGTTCGGTCAGGCCGACGGATTCGAACTGCCTCTCATGGGCAAGGAGATGAACCACGATGAAATCGCCTGGGGATTGAAGCGGCGCCACAACCTGGCGGATGTGCGCTCGCCGGTTGACGGGGTGATTGTGGAAGTCAATACCCGCGTGCTGGAAAATCCCGGACTGACCAACCGCGAGCCCTACGGCGATGGATGGCTGTTTCTGGTTCGCACCCCGGACATCAAGTCGGCGGCCAAGCAGTTGATGAGCGATGCGGACAGTACGAACTGGATCAGCGAGGAAGTGGGTATTCTGGAAGAGATGGTCACCGAGGTGGCCGGCCCCCTGGCGGCCGATGGCGGAACTTTCGGATCGGATCTTTACGGCAATCTGCCGGGTCTGGATTGGAAGAAACTGACCCAGGCGTTTCTAAAGACGGAATAA
- a CDS encoding glycine cleavage system protein H: protein MNQRQQQTPADPCIWMQAGVVKAKMCRRAYDCNGCRFDRILRQLAEENRERLAAGGAVSGRRGRIVYWADKLREMPAHRRPCLHHLKRRIDFRPCTNDYLCSNCEFDQYFQDQYAVHAVIQPVGMKDVHGVKIPQGVYFHQGHTWVGLASGGQVRVGLDAFAARLLGTMEAIDLPLMGKPVQRDHVGVRMRRGALNADLLSPVSGVVTAFNPEVKTAPGAVPADPYGKGWLLMVQPTDLREDLRSLQMGMEATTFIEAEMDRLYQALETELGPMATDGGHLADDILGQLPQSCWEKMARQFLRS, encoded by the coding sequence ATGAACCAGCGACAGCAACAGACGCCGGCCGATCCGTGCATCTGGATGCAGGCCGGCGTAGTAAAAGCCAAAATGTGCCGCAGGGCCTATGACTGCAACGGCTGCCGTTTCGACAGGATCCTGCGGCAACTGGCCGAGGAAAACCGGGAACGGTTGGCAGCAGGTGGGGCCGTTTCCGGCCGGCGCGGACGGATCGTCTACTGGGCCGACAAACTCAGAGAAATGCCCGCCCACCGGCGCCCCTGCCTGCACCATCTCAAACGGCGCATCGATTTTCGGCCCTGCACCAACGACTACCTGTGCAGCAACTGCGAATTCGACCAGTACTTCCAGGATCAATACGCGGTCCACGCCGTCATCCAGCCGGTGGGAATGAAGGATGTCCATGGGGTCAAGATCCCCCAAGGCGTTTACTTCCACCAGGGACACACCTGGGTGGGACTGGCCTCCGGCGGTCAGGTGCGCGTCGGGTTGGACGCCTTTGCCGCCCGTCTGCTGGGAACCATGGAGGCCATCGACCTGCCGCTGATGGGCAAACCGGTACAGCGGGATCACGTGGGTGTACGCATGCGTCGGGGTGCGCTCAATGCCGACCTGCTGTCTCCGGTCAGCGGGGTGGTCACCGCCTTCAACCCCGAGGTGAAAACCGCCCCCGGGGCGGTGCCGGCGGACCCTTACGGAAAAGGGTGGCTGCTCATGGTACAGCCGACGGACCTTCGGGAAGACCTGCGCAGTCTGCAGATGGGCATGGAAGCCACGACTTTTATCGAAGCGGAGATGGACCGGCTGTACCAGGCCCTGGAAACCGAACTGGGCCCCATGGCAACGGACGGCGGCCATCTGGCCGACGACATTTTAGGCCAACTGCCACAGTCCTGCTGGGAGAAAATGGCCCGGCAATTCCTCAGAAGCTGA
- a CDS encoding archaemetzincin gives MNADFRKTVLIAPIGEFEADILQAVDVMIKRAFGLACRIEPLLDAIDFAWNAEREQFHSTAILARLAEKTPADVFKILALTKEDLFIPILTHVYGEAQLGGTSCIVSTFRLSGGISPTVQRGHYLERIAKESAHELGHTFDLRHCKDSQCLMHYCRGIGDVDGKSDEFCRYCRVMLDDQLKAISF, from the coding sequence TTGAACGCCGATTTCCGAAAAACCGTTCTGATCGCGCCCATCGGTGAATTCGAGGCCGATATCCTCCAGGCCGTCGACGTTATGATCAAAAGGGCCTTTGGTCTTGCCTGCCGCATCGAACCGCTGCTTGACGCGATCGATTTTGCCTGGAACGCCGAACGCGAACAGTTTCATTCCACGGCCATCCTGGCCAGACTGGCAGAAAAAACGCCCGCCGATGTGTTCAAGATCCTGGCCCTGACGAAAGAGGATCTGTTTATTCCCATTCTCACCCACGTCTATGGAGAAGCGCAGCTGGGGGGTACCAGCTGCATCGTCTCTACCTTCCGCCTGTCCGGCGGCATCTCGCCGACCGTCCAGCGGGGGCACTATCTGGAGCGCATCGCCAAGGAGAGCGCCCATGAGCTGGGGCATACTTTCGATCTGCGCCACTGCAAGGACAGCCAGTGTCTGATGCATTACTGCCGCGGCATCGGCGATGTGGACGGCAAGAGCGACGAGTTCTGCCGCTACTGCCGGGTGATGCTTGATGATCAACTCAAAGCGATCAGCTTCTGA
- a CDS encoding sigma-54 dependent transcriptional regulator: MSKTRIMVVDDELIIRESLAGWLERDGHHVETADSGEAALKKLTSEQFDIMLVDIKMEGMSGLDLLRVINEQGLDTAVVMITAYGSISTAIDAMKSGAVEYLLKPFDPEEIGVLIEKIISQQAQEKENLYLREEVKARTRFESMIGQSAAMQQVFDLIRDIAPTDSTILITGETGTGKGLAAKAIHTSSRRSQGPFVAVNCGAIPEHLMESELFGHQKGAFTDARETKKGRLELANGGTLFLDEIGEISMRMQIDLLRVLEDRVFYRVGGTQPLEADFRVIAATNRDLKEAIAEGSFREDLFYRLNVIAFAMPPLSHRKEDIPLLCDHFLRRFAQETNKPIRQVSREAMDEMMLYDWPGNIRELENAIERAVVVGKGPRVMAEDLPIVCGLKSDEPADHSLKAIEKSHIHQVLKENDWNISICAKILGIDRSTLYSKIKRYRLQSPS, from the coding sequence ATGAGCAAAACCCGGATCATGGTGGTGGATGACGAGTTGATCATTCGTGAATCGCTGGCCGGGTGGCTGGAGCGCGACGGCCATCATGTGGAAACCGCCGACAGCGGGGAAGCGGCCTTGAAGAAACTCACCAGCGAACAGTTCGACATCATGCTGGTGGACATCAAGATGGAGGGCATGAGCGGGCTGGACCTGCTCCGGGTCATCAACGAGCAGGGCCTGGATACGGCCGTGGTGATGATCACGGCCTACGGCTCCATTTCCACGGCCATCGATGCCATGAAAAGCGGGGCGGTGGAGTACCTGCTCAAACCCTTCGACCCGGAAGAGATCGGCGTCCTGATCGAAAAAATTATCTCCCAACAGGCCCAGGAAAAGGAGAATCTCTACCTGCGCGAGGAGGTCAAGGCCCGCACCCGCTTCGAAAGCATGATCGGTCAGTCCGCGGCCATGCAGCAGGTATTCGACCTGATCCGGGACATCGCACCGACGGATTCCACGATCCTGATTACCGGTGAAACCGGAACCGGCAAGGGGTTGGCCGCCAAGGCGATCCACACCAGCAGCCGCCGCAGCCAGGGGCCCTTTGTGGCCGTCAATTGCGGTGCCATTCCCGAACACCTCATGGAGAGCGAACTCTTTGGCCACCAGAAAGGCGCATTCACCGATGCCCGCGAAACCAAAAAGGGGCGTCTGGAACTGGCCAACGGGGGAACCCTTTTTCTCGACGAGATCGGTGAGATCAGCATGCGGATGCAAATCGACCTGCTGCGGGTGCTGGAGGACCGCGTTTTCTATCGGGTGGGCGGGACCCAACCCCTGGAAGCGGATTTCCGGGTCATCGCCGCCACCAACCGCGACCTCAAGGAAGCCATCGCCGAAGGCAGTTTTCGGGAGGATCTTTTCTACCGCCTGAACGTCATCGCCTTTGCCATGCCGCCCTTAAGCCACCGCAAGGAGGATATTCCGCTGCTCTGCGACCACTTTCTGCGGCGCTTTGCCCAGGAGACCAACAAGCCGATCCGGCAGGTCAGCCGTGAAGCCATGGATGAAATGATGCTTTACGACTGGCCCGGAAATATCCGTGAACTGGAAAACGCCATCGAAAGGGCCGTGGTGGTCGGCAAGGGGCCCCGGGTGATGGCCGAGGATCTGCCCATCGTCTGCGGTCTGAAAAGTGACGAGCCTGCGGACCACAGCCTCAAGGCCATCGAAAAAAGCCATATCCATCAGGTGCTCAAAGAGAACGACTGGAATATCTCGATTTGCGCCAAGATTCTGGGAATCGACCGATCCACCCTGTACAGCAAAATCAAACGCTACCGGTTGCAGAGCCCGTCTTGA